Proteins encoded in a region of the Vitis riparia cultivar Riparia Gloire de Montpellier isolate 1030 chromosome 7, EGFV_Vit.rip_1.0, whole genome shotgun sequence genome:
- the LOC117918305 gene encoding uncharacterized protein LOC117918305 isoform X1 — MIQTSRILLFLLWFLASQTPPLNGESSTCLMVYKEGGAPAVFQSPKCPSWRLSNDASRPRTVTCQSAMSQGRRKSQEDRTFCALDVRIPFPRSTGLAEVMVGIVAVFDGHNGAEASEMASKLLFEYFILHTYFLLDATYSVVLKKSTGRLPDKEKQDIVFQVLHWDDELGRHQSDLERFKFTIPAKFDGNFHLEILKESLLRAIHDIDKTFSKEASRNNLDSGSTATVILIADGQILVANVGDSKALLCSEKFQSPAEAKVTLSRLYRQRRRSGAISPLKDYESSKFLSSNGLAHFSVKELTRDHHPDRDDEKSRVESAGGYVYEWGGVARVNGQLAVSRAIGDLSFKSYGVIPTPEVTDWQPLTTNDSYLVAASDGIFEKLSSQEVCDLLWEVHVHPNMRSGFSSSCSYSLAECIVNTAFEKGSMDNMATVVVPLRSTGISQALLEERCDGAGDIDCSDLGPQHFIYKQSANVFTSKLVQLEHAHPVMARFDRLLVEGKHGSFWCFYLSENLNENRDYILRAQKDDEEGDMFNLPQALPEALGHHCGGPLNLYNGQNLCLHFGMTTDGFKDQCINPEGFASFLGLLESIPFHNSDSNYGSFEYAMPDSRYVLKKRFGRGSYGEVWLAFPWNCSQGADASNESEKKKVFSFNTMHLDSYNGNSQTNSSTHNCHAGPSDDNLFILKRIMVERGTAVYLSGLREKYFGEIFLNASTCLGGSLSAEVSSPFFSESNSNLYDLIEMNKSVIHEIGSTSNLEDIFLNKFRTRRVVYEEGLDHIARYIESFESQSNEIWLVFRHEGVSLSKLMYTVEEVENNVDEGRDEKVNHIQVLHPSKWWRWLKTTEAGQEEMRNLIRQLLMALKSCHDRNITHRDIKPENMVICFEDRDTRRCMKGTPSEDKKYTTKMRIIDFGSAIDEFTLKHLYASVGPSRAEQTYEYAPPEAFLNASWYKGLTSTTLKYDTWSVGVVFLELILGSPNVFQINALTRALLDQHLKGWNEELKELAYKLRSFMEMCILIPGSSSKHLHLGLTKGRGGVSPASWKCSEEFFSHQIKSRDPLKLGFPNVWALRLVRQLLLWDPDERLSVDDALQHPYFQHPPKR, encoded by the exons ATGATTCAAACATCAAGAATTCTTCTATTTCTATTATGGTTTCTCGCTTCCCAAACACCTCCATTGAATGGGGAATCGTCGACGTGTTTGATGGTGTACAAAGAGGGCGGTGCTCCGGCGGTTTTCCAATCCCCGAAATGCCCGAGCTGGAGGCTCTCCAACGATGCTTCGCGACCACGGACAGTCACTTGTCAATCCGCGATGAGCCAGGGTCGAAGAAAGTCGCAGGAGGACCGGACCTTCTGCGCTCTGGATGTTCGGATTCCTTTTCCCC GGTCAACTGGGCTTGCGGAGGTTATGGTTGGAATTGTGGCAGTATTTGATGGTCATAATGGTGCTGAAGCTAGTGAGATGGCTTCGAAGCTGTTATTTGAGTATTTCATTTTGCACacttattttcttcttgatgCAACATATTCTGTTGTATTAAAGAAATCCACAGGAAGGCTGCCTGATAAAGAGAAACAGGATATTGTGTTTCAAGTGCTGCATTGGGATGATGAACTTGGTCGGCATCAGTCAGATCTTGAAAG GTTTAAGTTTACAATTCCAGCAAAATTTGATGGTAATTTTCACttggaaattttgaaggaatcaTTGTTGAGGGCAATCCATGACATTGACAAAACGTTTTCCAAG GAAGCATCTAGAAACAATCTTGATTCGGGTTCTACGGCAACAGTTATACTAATAGCTGATGGTCAAATTTTAGTTGCAAATGTTGGAGACTCAAAGGCTCTTTTGTGCTCTGAAAAATTTCAGTCTCCTGCAGAGGCTAAAG TCACTCTATCAAGGTTATACAGGCAGAGAAGACGTAGTGGTGCTATTTCACCCTTAAAAGACTACGAGAGCTCTAAATTTTTGTCATCAAATGGGCTGGCGCACTTTTCTGTGAAGGAACTGACAAGAGACCATCATCCAGATAGAGATGATGAAAAGTCCCGAGTGGAAAGTGCTGGTGGTTATGTTTATGAATGGGGAGGGGTTGCTCGTGTCAATGGTCAGCTGGCTGTTTCTCGAGCTATTGGTGATCTGTCCTTTAAAAG CTATGGTGTTATACCTACACCTGAAGTGACAGATTGGCAACCTCTGACCACCAATGATAGCTATCTGGTTGCTGCATCTGATGGCATATTTGAAAAGCTAAGCTCACAGGAGGTTTGCGATTTATTATGGGAAGTACATGTTCATCCAAATATGAGATCAGGATTCTCTTCTTCATGCTCATATTCATTAGCTGAGTGCATAGTGAACACTGCATTTGAAAAGGGCAGTATGGACAACATGGCTACTGTTGTGGTTCCATTGAGATCAACCGGAATTTCTCAAGCCCTGCTGGAGGAAAGGTGTGATGGAGCAGGAGACATTGATTGCTCAGATTTAGGACCACAACACTTCATATACAAACAATCTG CTAATGTTTTCACTTCCAAACTTGTGCAATTGGAGCATGCTCATCCAGTTATGGCCAGGTTTGACAGGTTATTG GTTGAAGGAAAACATGGCAGCTTTTGGTGTTTTTATTTATCTGAGAACCTAAATGAGAACAGGGATTACATTCTGCGGGCTCAAAAGGATGATGAGGAGGGTGATATGTTTAACCTACCACAGGCTCTCCCTGAGGCCCTTGGTCACCACTGTG GTGGACCTCTAAATTTGTATAATGGCCAGAATTTATGTTTGCACTTTGGCATGACTACTGATGGCTTTAAAGATCAATGCATAAATCCTGAAGGCTTTGCTAGTTTCCTTGGTCTGCTCGAATCAATTCCTTTCCACAATtctgattcaaattatggatctTTTGAGTATGCAATGCCTGACTCGAG GTATGTACTAAAGAAAAGGTTTGGTCGTGGTTCCTATGGTGAAGTATGGCTTGCTTTTCCTTGGAACTGTTCTCAAGGTGCTGATGCTTCAAATGAGagtgagaaaaagaaagttttCTCATTCAATACAATGCATCTTGATTCATATAACGGAAATTCCCAAACTAACTCATCTACTCACAATTGTCATGCTGGTCCTTCTGATGACAATTTGTTCATTTTGAAGCGTATAATG GTAGAGAGAGGGACTGCTGTTTACTTAAGTGGTCTCCGGGAGAAGTATTTTGgtgaaattttcttaaatgcCTCAACATGCCTTGGAGGTTCCTTATCAGCTGAAGTATCAAGCCCTTTCTTTAGTGAATCGAATTCGAATTTGTATGACCTAATAGAGATGAACAAATCAGTCATCCATGAGATAGGATCCACCTCAAATCTTGAAGATATATTCCTGAACAAATTTAGAACAAGGAGGGTTGTCTATGAAGAAGGTCTAGACCATATTGCAAGATACATAGAGTCTTTTGAATCTCAATCAAATGAAATATGGCTTGTATTTCGTCATGAAGGTGTGTCCTTGTCAAAGCTTATGTATACCGTAGAAGAagtagaaaataatgttgatgaaGGAAGGGATGAAAAGGTGAACCACATTCAGGTATTGCATCCATCAAAATGGTGGCGTTGGTTGAAGACAACAGAAGCAGGACAAGAGGAAATGCGCAATCTTATACGGCAGTTG tTGATGGCGCTCAAGTCATGTCATGATCGCAACATTACCCATAGGGATATTAAACCTG AGAACATGGTGATATGCTTTGAAGATCGGGACACTAGGAGATGCATGAAAGGAACTCCAAGTGAAGATAAGAAATATACCACCAAAAT GCGCATCATAGATTTTGGCAGTGCAATTGATGAGTTCACATTGAAACATTTGTATGCTTCAGTTGGACCTTCCAG GGCTGAACAAACTTATGAATACGCTCCTCCAGAGGCTTTTCTGAATGCCAGTTGGTACAAGGGGTTAACAAGCACAACACTGAA GTATGATACATGGAGTGTGGGTGTTGTGTTCTTAGAGTTGATCTTAGGATCACCAAATGTTTTTCAGATAAATGCTTTGACACGTGCTCTTTTAGATCAGCATCTTAAGGGTTGGAATGAAGAATTAAAGGAACTTGCATATAA ACTAAGATCATTCATGGAAATGTGCATCTTAATCCCTGGGAGTTCCTCAAAACACCTTCATCTTGGGTTAACAAAGGGTCGA
- the LOC117918305 gene encoding probable protein phosphatase 2C 51 isoform X3 has protein sequence MIQTSRILLFLLWFLASQTPPLNGESSTCLMVYKEGGAPAVFQSPKCPSWRLSNDASRPRTVTCQSAMSQGRRKSQEDRTFCALDVRIPFPRSTGLAEVMVGIVAVFDGHNGAEASEMASKLLFEYFILHTYFLLDATYSVVLKKSTGRLPDKEKQDIVFQVLHWDDELGRHQSDLERFKFTIPAKFDGNFHLEILKESLLRAIHDIDKTFSKEASRNNLDSGSTATVILIADGQILVANVGDSKALLCSEKFQSPAEAKVTLSRLYRQRRRSGAISPLKDYESSKFLSSNGLAHFSVKELTRDHHPDRDDEKSRVESAGGYVYEWGGVARVNGQLAVSRAIGDLSFKSYGVIPTPEVTDWQPLTTNDSYLVAASDGIFEKLSSQEVCDLLWEVHVHPNMRSGFSSSCSYSLAECIVNTAFEKGSMDNMATVVVPLRSTGISQALLEERCDGAGDIDCSDLGPQHFIYKQSANVFTSKLVQLEHAHPVMARFDRLLVEGKHGSFWCFYLSENLNENRDYILRAQKDDEEGDMFNLPQALPEALGHHCGGPLNLYNGQNLCLHFGMTTDGFKDQCINPEGFASFLGLLESIPFHNSDSNYGSFEYAMPDSRYVLKKRFGRGSYGEVWLAFPWNCSQGADASNESEKKKVFSFNTMHLDSYNGNSQTNSSTHNCHAGPSDDNLFILKRIMLMALKSCHDRNITHRDIKPENMVICFEDRDTRRCMKGTPSEDKKYTTKMRIIDFGSAIDEFTLKHLYASVGPSRAEQTYEYAPPEAFLNASWYKGLTSTTLKYDTWSVGVVFLELILGSPNVFQINALTRALLDQHLKGWNEELKELAYKLRSFMEMCILIPGSSSKHLHLGLTKGRGGVSPASWKCSEEFFSHQIKSRDPLKLGFPNVWALRLVRQLLLWDPDERLSVDDALQHPYFQHPPKR, from the exons ATGATTCAAACATCAAGAATTCTTCTATTTCTATTATGGTTTCTCGCTTCCCAAACACCTCCATTGAATGGGGAATCGTCGACGTGTTTGATGGTGTACAAAGAGGGCGGTGCTCCGGCGGTTTTCCAATCCCCGAAATGCCCGAGCTGGAGGCTCTCCAACGATGCTTCGCGACCACGGACAGTCACTTGTCAATCCGCGATGAGCCAGGGTCGAAGAAAGTCGCAGGAGGACCGGACCTTCTGCGCTCTGGATGTTCGGATTCCTTTTCCCC GGTCAACTGGGCTTGCGGAGGTTATGGTTGGAATTGTGGCAGTATTTGATGGTCATAATGGTGCTGAAGCTAGTGAGATGGCTTCGAAGCTGTTATTTGAGTATTTCATTTTGCACacttattttcttcttgatgCAACATATTCTGTTGTATTAAAGAAATCCACAGGAAGGCTGCCTGATAAAGAGAAACAGGATATTGTGTTTCAAGTGCTGCATTGGGATGATGAACTTGGTCGGCATCAGTCAGATCTTGAAAG GTTTAAGTTTACAATTCCAGCAAAATTTGATGGTAATTTTCACttggaaattttgaaggaatcaTTGTTGAGGGCAATCCATGACATTGACAAAACGTTTTCCAAG GAAGCATCTAGAAACAATCTTGATTCGGGTTCTACGGCAACAGTTATACTAATAGCTGATGGTCAAATTTTAGTTGCAAATGTTGGAGACTCAAAGGCTCTTTTGTGCTCTGAAAAATTTCAGTCTCCTGCAGAGGCTAAAG TCACTCTATCAAGGTTATACAGGCAGAGAAGACGTAGTGGTGCTATTTCACCCTTAAAAGACTACGAGAGCTCTAAATTTTTGTCATCAAATGGGCTGGCGCACTTTTCTGTGAAGGAACTGACAAGAGACCATCATCCAGATAGAGATGATGAAAAGTCCCGAGTGGAAAGTGCTGGTGGTTATGTTTATGAATGGGGAGGGGTTGCTCGTGTCAATGGTCAGCTGGCTGTTTCTCGAGCTATTGGTGATCTGTCCTTTAAAAG CTATGGTGTTATACCTACACCTGAAGTGACAGATTGGCAACCTCTGACCACCAATGATAGCTATCTGGTTGCTGCATCTGATGGCATATTTGAAAAGCTAAGCTCACAGGAGGTTTGCGATTTATTATGGGAAGTACATGTTCATCCAAATATGAGATCAGGATTCTCTTCTTCATGCTCATATTCATTAGCTGAGTGCATAGTGAACACTGCATTTGAAAAGGGCAGTATGGACAACATGGCTACTGTTGTGGTTCCATTGAGATCAACCGGAATTTCTCAAGCCCTGCTGGAGGAAAGGTGTGATGGAGCAGGAGACATTGATTGCTCAGATTTAGGACCACAACACTTCATATACAAACAATCTG CTAATGTTTTCACTTCCAAACTTGTGCAATTGGAGCATGCTCATCCAGTTATGGCCAGGTTTGACAGGTTATTG GTTGAAGGAAAACATGGCAGCTTTTGGTGTTTTTATTTATCTGAGAACCTAAATGAGAACAGGGATTACATTCTGCGGGCTCAAAAGGATGATGAGGAGGGTGATATGTTTAACCTACCACAGGCTCTCCCTGAGGCCCTTGGTCACCACTGTG GTGGACCTCTAAATTTGTATAATGGCCAGAATTTATGTTTGCACTTTGGCATGACTACTGATGGCTTTAAAGATCAATGCATAAATCCTGAAGGCTTTGCTAGTTTCCTTGGTCTGCTCGAATCAATTCCTTTCCACAATtctgattcaaattatggatctTTTGAGTATGCAATGCCTGACTCGAG GTATGTACTAAAGAAAAGGTTTGGTCGTGGTTCCTATGGTGAAGTATGGCTTGCTTTTCCTTGGAACTGTTCTCAAGGTGCTGATGCTTCAAATGAGagtgagaaaaagaaagttttCTCATTCAATACAATGCATCTTGATTCATATAACGGAAATTCCCAAACTAACTCATCTACTCACAATTGTCATGCTGGTCCTTCTGATGACAATTTGTTCATTTTGAAGCGTATAATG tTGATGGCGCTCAAGTCATGTCATGATCGCAACATTACCCATAGGGATATTAAACCTG AGAACATGGTGATATGCTTTGAAGATCGGGACACTAGGAGATGCATGAAAGGAACTCCAAGTGAAGATAAGAAATATACCACCAAAAT GCGCATCATAGATTTTGGCAGTGCAATTGATGAGTTCACATTGAAACATTTGTATGCTTCAGTTGGACCTTCCAG GGCTGAACAAACTTATGAATACGCTCCTCCAGAGGCTTTTCTGAATGCCAGTTGGTACAAGGGGTTAACAAGCACAACACTGAA GTATGATACATGGAGTGTGGGTGTTGTGTTCTTAGAGTTGATCTTAGGATCACCAAATGTTTTTCAGATAAATGCTTTGACACGTGCTCTTTTAGATCAGCATCTTAAGGGTTGGAATGAAGAATTAAAGGAACTTGCATATAA ACTAAGATCATTCATGGAAATGTGCATCTTAATCCCTGGGAGTTCCTCAAAACACCTTCATCTTGGGTTAACAAAGGGTCGA
- the LOC117918305 gene encoding uncharacterized protein LOC117918305 isoform X8 produces the protein MIQTSRILLFLLWFLASQTPPLNGESSTCLMVYKEGGAPAVFQSPKCPSWRLSNDASRPRTVTCQSAMSQGRRKSQEDRTFCALDVRIPFPRSTGLAEVMVGIVAVFDGHNGAEASEMASKLLFEYFILHTYFLLDATYSVVLKKSTGRLPDKEKQDIVFQVLHWDDELGRHQSDLERFKFTIPAKFDGNFHLEILKESLLRAIHDIDKTFSKEASRNNLDSGSTATVILIADGQILVANVGDSKALLCSEKFQSPAEAKVTLSRLYRQRRRSGAISPLKDYESSKFLSSNGLAHFSVKELTRDHHPDRDDEKSRVESAGGYVYEWGGVARVNGQLAVSRAIGDLSFKSYGVIPTPEVTDWQPLTTNDSYLVAASDGIFEKLSSQEVCDLLWEVHVHPNMRSGFSSSCSYSLAECIVNTAFEKGSMDNMATVVVPLRSTGISQALLEERCDGAGDIDCSDLGPQHFIYKQSANVFTSKLVQLEHAHPVMARFDRLLVEGKHGSFWCFYLSENLNENRDYILRAQKDDEEGDMFNLPQALPEALGHHCGGPLNLYNGQNLCLHFGMTTDGFKDQCINPEGFASFLGLLESIPFHNSDSNYGSFEYAMPDSRYVLKKRFGRGSYGEVWLAFPWNCSQGADASNESEKKKVFSFNTMHLDSYNGNSQTNSSTHNCHAGPSDDNLFILKRIMVERGTAVYLSGLREKYFGEIFLNASTCLGGSLSAEVSSPFFSESNSNLYDLIEMNKSVIHEIGSTSNLEDIFLNKFRTRRVVYEEGLDHIARYIESFESQSNEIWLVFRHEGVSLSKLMYTVEEVENNVDEGRDEKVNHIQVLHPSKWWRWLKTTEAGQEEMRNLIRQLLMALKSCHDRNITHRDIKPENMVICFEDRDTRRCMKGTPSEDKKYTTKMRIIDFGSAIDEFTLKHLYASVGPSRAEQTYEYAPPEAFLNASWYKGLTSTTLKYDTWSVGVVFLELILGSPNVFQINALTRALLDQHLKGWNEELKELAYKLRSFMEMCILIPGSSSKHLHLGLTKGRVSKCVGTAVSASTIALGSSKF, from the exons ATGATTCAAACATCAAGAATTCTTCTATTTCTATTATGGTTTCTCGCTTCCCAAACACCTCCATTGAATGGGGAATCGTCGACGTGTTTGATGGTGTACAAAGAGGGCGGTGCTCCGGCGGTTTTCCAATCCCCGAAATGCCCGAGCTGGAGGCTCTCCAACGATGCTTCGCGACCACGGACAGTCACTTGTCAATCCGCGATGAGCCAGGGTCGAAGAAAGTCGCAGGAGGACCGGACCTTCTGCGCTCTGGATGTTCGGATTCCTTTTCCCC GGTCAACTGGGCTTGCGGAGGTTATGGTTGGAATTGTGGCAGTATTTGATGGTCATAATGGTGCTGAAGCTAGTGAGATGGCTTCGAAGCTGTTATTTGAGTATTTCATTTTGCACacttattttcttcttgatgCAACATATTCTGTTGTATTAAAGAAATCCACAGGAAGGCTGCCTGATAAAGAGAAACAGGATATTGTGTTTCAAGTGCTGCATTGGGATGATGAACTTGGTCGGCATCAGTCAGATCTTGAAAG GTTTAAGTTTACAATTCCAGCAAAATTTGATGGTAATTTTCACttggaaattttgaaggaatcaTTGTTGAGGGCAATCCATGACATTGACAAAACGTTTTCCAAG GAAGCATCTAGAAACAATCTTGATTCGGGTTCTACGGCAACAGTTATACTAATAGCTGATGGTCAAATTTTAGTTGCAAATGTTGGAGACTCAAAGGCTCTTTTGTGCTCTGAAAAATTTCAGTCTCCTGCAGAGGCTAAAG TCACTCTATCAAGGTTATACAGGCAGAGAAGACGTAGTGGTGCTATTTCACCCTTAAAAGACTACGAGAGCTCTAAATTTTTGTCATCAAATGGGCTGGCGCACTTTTCTGTGAAGGAACTGACAAGAGACCATCATCCAGATAGAGATGATGAAAAGTCCCGAGTGGAAAGTGCTGGTGGTTATGTTTATGAATGGGGAGGGGTTGCTCGTGTCAATGGTCAGCTGGCTGTTTCTCGAGCTATTGGTGATCTGTCCTTTAAAAG CTATGGTGTTATACCTACACCTGAAGTGACAGATTGGCAACCTCTGACCACCAATGATAGCTATCTGGTTGCTGCATCTGATGGCATATTTGAAAAGCTAAGCTCACAGGAGGTTTGCGATTTATTATGGGAAGTACATGTTCATCCAAATATGAGATCAGGATTCTCTTCTTCATGCTCATATTCATTAGCTGAGTGCATAGTGAACACTGCATTTGAAAAGGGCAGTATGGACAACATGGCTACTGTTGTGGTTCCATTGAGATCAACCGGAATTTCTCAAGCCCTGCTGGAGGAAAGGTGTGATGGAGCAGGAGACATTGATTGCTCAGATTTAGGACCACAACACTTCATATACAAACAATCTG CTAATGTTTTCACTTCCAAACTTGTGCAATTGGAGCATGCTCATCCAGTTATGGCCAGGTTTGACAGGTTATTG GTTGAAGGAAAACATGGCAGCTTTTGGTGTTTTTATTTATCTGAGAACCTAAATGAGAACAGGGATTACATTCTGCGGGCTCAAAAGGATGATGAGGAGGGTGATATGTTTAACCTACCACAGGCTCTCCCTGAGGCCCTTGGTCACCACTGTG GTGGACCTCTAAATTTGTATAATGGCCAGAATTTATGTTTGCACTTTGGCATGACTACTGATGGCTTTAAAGATCAATGCATAAATCCTGAAGGCTTTGCTAGTTTCCTTGGTCTGCTCGAATCAATTCCTTTCCACAATtctgattcaaattatggatctTTTGAGTATGCAATGCCTGACTCGAG GTATGTACTAAAGAAAAGGTTTGGTCGTGGTTCCTATGGTGAAGTATGGCTTGCTTTTCCTTGGAACTGTTCTCAAGGTGCTGATGCTTCAAATGAGagtgagaaaaagaaagttttCTCATTCAATACAATGCATCTTGATTCATATAACGGAAATTCCCAAACTAACTCATCTACTCACAATTGTCATGCTGGTCCTTCTGATGACAATTTGTTCATTTTGAAGCGTATAATG GTAGAGAGAGGGACTGCTGTTTACTTAAGTGGTCTCCGGGAGAAGTATTTTGgtgaaattttcttaaatgcCTCAACATGCCTTGGAGGTTCCTTATCAGCTGAAGTATCAAGCCCTTTCTTTAGTGAATCGAATTCGAATTTGTATGACCTAATAGAGATGAACAAATCAGTCATCCATGAGATAGGATCCACCTCAAATCTTGAAGATATATTCCTGAACAAATTTAGAACAAGGAGGGTTGTCTATGAAGAAGGTCTAGACCATATTGCAAGATACATAGAGTCTTTTGAATCTCAATCAAATGAAATATGGCTTGTATTTCGTCATGAAGGTGTGTCCTTGTCAAAGCTTATGTATACCGTAGAAGAagtagaaaataatgttgatgaaGGAAGGGATGAAAAGGTGAACCACATTCAGGTATTGCATCCATCAAAATGGTGGCGTTGGTTGAAGACAACAGAAGCAGGACAAGAGGAAATGCGCAATCTTATACGGCAGTTG tTGATGGCGCTCAAGTCATGTCATGATCGCAACATTACCCATAGGGATATTAAACCTG AGAACATGGTGATATGCTTTGAAGATCGGGACACTAGGAGATGCATGAAAGGAACTCCAAGTGAAGATAAGAAATATACCACCAAAAT GCGCATCATAGATTTTGGCAGTGCAATTGATGAGTTCACATTGAAACATTTGTATGCTTCAGTTGGACCTTCCAG GGCTGAACAAACTTATGAATACGCTCCTCCAGAGGCTTTTCTGAATGCCAGTTGGTACAAGGGGTTAACAAGCACAACACTGAA GTATGATACATGGAGTGTGGGTGTTGTGTTCTTAGAGTTGATCTTAGGATCACCAAATGTTTTTCAGATAAATGCTTTGACACGTGCTCTTTTAGATCAGCATCTTAAGGGTTGGAATGAAGAATTAAAGGAACTTGCATATAA ACTAAGATCATTCATGGAAATGTGCATCTTAATCCCTGGGAGTTCCTCAAAACACCTTCATCTTGGGTTAACAAAGGGTCGA